A stretch of DNA from Paenibacillus sp.:
GGGACCCGCTCTACCAAGGGCTGCTGCAGGTCGCGGTGGGGCTGTACCATCATCGGAACGGCAACATCGACGGAGGCGTTAAGCTGTTGTCCGCGGCGGCGGCGAAGCTGGCGGGGCGCGAGAGCGTCACGCTCGGCATCCGGCTGGACAAGCTGATGGCGGACGTCGAGCGGCATTTGGCGGGCCTCATGCGTCACGCGGAGAAGCCGTACCCGTTCCGAGACCTCGATATCGAGATCGTCGATCCTCTGCTCTCCGCCGCGGTCGACGCCTTCGTTCCGGATGAAGCGGAGCACGCATAACAGACAAGCCCCGATCCCCCGCGCAAGCGGGAAGATCGGGGCTTAAAGCGTTACGAAGCCGCGGCCGCGCCTCCGTACGTCGTATCGATATGATGCCGGATCTCGTCGACGGACTTGCCTTCGTCCGCCAGCTTGACCGCGTCGCGCAGCTCCATCAAGCAGATGCCGCAGTTCGCGCCGTGGTCGGTCCAATGGACCCCATCGTCGTCGACGCCGGCGATGAAGCAGCGGTACAGCGAATCGTGCGGATCGTTATATTCCATGCAGCCGCAGTAGCAGTTCAGCTCTTTCAAAATGTCCGCA
This window harbors:
- a CDS encoding DUF309 domain-containing protein → MTESRYDPLYVAFLAYFNRERDYFECHEVMEQLWLEEGRDPLYQGLLQVAVGLYHHRNGNIDGGVKLLSAAAAKLAGRESVTLGIRLDKLMADVERHLAGLMRHAEKPYPFRDLDIEIVDPLLSAAVDAFVPDEAEHA
- a CDS encoding PCYCGC motif-containing (lipo)protein, with translation MTRLLLPFGRSRLFSVAALGLLLFLALSGCASTQSDEHADHAAHGLPDNFETTSGPDVLPSFLKDYTDATKTFYSQVYEHADILKELNCYCGCMEYNDPHDSLYRCFIAGVDDDGVHWTDHGANCGICLMELRDAVKLADEGKSVDEIRHHIDTTYGGAAAAS